CCGCCCACGCGCTGGATTTCGACGACAATTGCTACGCCGGCTTCGTCCATGGTTCCGCCGTGGTGGTGCCGACCGCCCTGGCCGCGGTGGAGGCCGCCGGCGGGACGGGGGCCGATCTGCTGACCGCGGTGGTGGCCGGGTCGGAGGCGGAATACGCGCTGGCCATCGCCCTCGGCAACGGCGTGTACGAAGCCGGCTGGTGGACCACCGCTCTGTTCGGCGCCGTCGGTGCCGCGGCGGCGGCGGCCAAGGCCTTCCGGCTGGACGGCGACCGGGCCGCCGATGCCGTCGCCTTCGCGCTCTGCGGGGCCGGCGGCCTGCGGGCCTGCTTCGGCACGGGCGCCAAGCCGCTGCTGGCCGCCCAGGCCGCCGCGAACGGGCTGCACGCGGCGCGTCTGGCGATGCGCGGCGGGAGCGTGCCGCACGGTGTGGTCGAGGACCCGCGCGGCTTCGCCCGGCTGGTCGCGCAGGGCCGTTTCGACGCCACGGCGCTGGACGAGCTGGGCCGGCGGTGGAGCCTGCTCGACCCCGGCATCGACACCAAGGCCTACCCGGTCTGCCTCTCCTCGCACGCCGCGGCCGACGCGGTGCGCGACGTGATGGCGGAGCACCGGCTGGACCCGTCGGACATCACGGCGGTGCGCTGCGTCGTGCCGCCGGTGGTGGCCGCCAACCTCACCTACGACCGCCCGGCCACCCCCGGCGAAGCCCGCTTCAGCCTGCCCTTCGCGGTGGCCTGCGTGATGCTGCACGGCGACCTGACGCTGGATCATCTGAGCGGGCCGACGCTGGCCGACCCGCGCCTGCGCGCGGCGATGGAGCGTGTGAGCCTGCGGCCCGATCCCGGCTGGGGCGCCGATCCCGACCGGGCACGGCTGGCCCCGGAGGGCGCCGACGTGACGGTGGAGACCCGGACGGGGCAAAGCGTCCGCCGCTTCTGCGCCTCGGCGCGCGGCACCGTCGCACGCCCCCTGTCGATGGAGGCCCACACCGCGAAGTTCCTCGCCTGCGCCGGCCGCGCCATCGGACCCGCGGCGGCGCAACGGCTCCACCGGCGTCTGCTGGCGATCGACCACCTCCCCGGCCTGGACGGGTTGCTGGATGGCGGCGGGGATTGACGTTTGGGCCGACAGCATACAGCTGCATTCATGATGCCGACAAAAAACATTCATGATGCGAGACGGCCGCCAGCACGTGAGCCTAATTTTTAGGCATGATTATCGGCGGGGCGAACCAAACCCCAACGGCGAAATCCGGACTTCCCCTGTGGTCGAAAATCGGGCATCCCGCTCGCATCCGCAAAAATGAGTATATTTTAGGCACATCATGGCCCGTCGGGCGGCGCGGCCTCGGTCGTTCCGTTCATGACACGTCTGTGAGAGCGTCGAGGCAACAGGAACCAAGGTCCACAACGGACCCCGCAAGCAGAGAGGCTTCATCATGGTGAAACGGTTGGTGGCACGGGCTGTGCTCTCGGCTTTCCTCCTCTCCGGCACGGCGCTGTCCGCGCAGGCCGCCGGCACGCTCAAGGTGGCGGTGGATTCGAACCTGAACACCCTCGACCCCGCCAAGATGAAGGGCGGCCAGGAGTATGTGGCCGCCTACCTCCTCTTCAACGGCCTGACGGCGATCGCCGCCGACATGACGCTGAAGCCGGACCTCGCCGAGCGCTGGGAGCACAGCGCCGACCTCAAGACCTGGACCTTCTTCCTGAAGAAGGGCGTGAAGTTCCACAGCGGCCGCGAGATGGACGCCGAGGACGTTCTCGCCACCATCACCCGCATCCAGGACAAGGCGACCGGCTCCACCGCCCGCGTGAACTTCGAGATCGTGGAGTCGATGAAGGCGGTGGATTCCCACACGGTGGAATTCACGCTGAAGTCCCCCTACTCCGGCTTCGCCGAGCTGTTCGGCGAGCGTCAGGCCCGCATCGTGCCGCGCGACGCCCTCGACACGCTGGCCTCCAACCCCGTCGGCACCGGCCCCTTCCAGTTCGTCTCCTTCGCGCCCGGCGACCGCATGGTGGTGAAGCGCAACCCGACCTATTTCGAGGCCGGCCTGCCCAAGCTGGACGAGGTGGTGATCCGCATCCTGCCCGAGACGGCCAGCCAGGTGGCGGCGCTGACCACGGGTGAGCTGGACCTCGCCTGGAACCTGCCGCCGGAGGCGGTGGACAAGGTCAAGGCGACGTCCAACCTGAAGGCCGAAGCCGTGCCGACCTCCACCTGGGACGGCGTGATCATGAACGGCACGACCAAGCCGTTCGACGACGTGCGCGTCCGCCGCGCCGTGGCGACGGCGCTGGACAAGCAGGCGATCACCCAGATCGCCCTGTTCGGCTACGGCACGCCGACCCATTCGCCGATCCCGCCGAGCCACCCCTACTTCAACAAGGATCTGCCCATCGCCAAGGGCGACCCGGCGGCCGCCAAGAAGATGCTGGCCGAGGCGGGCTATCCCAACGGCTTCGAGGTCACGCTCTACACCCCGGCCGGCCGCGCCACCCGCGAGCGTCTGGGGCTGGCGGTCCGCGAGCTGCTGAAGCCGGCGGGCATCACCGTCAACGTGCAGCGCGTGCCCTTCGACGTCTTCCTGAAGGACATCGAGGGCAAGGCGGGCTTCTACATCGACGGCTTCTTCAGCCGCCCGACGATCGATACCTCGGTCTACCCCTGGTACCACTCGCGCGGCTCGTGGAACGCCGCGCTGTGGAACTACGCCAACCCGGCGATGGACAAGCTGCTCGACGGCGCCCGCCAGGCGTCCAGCGAGGAGGAGGCCAAGAAGCTCTATGGCGAGGTGCAGGCGCTGGCCGTCCAGGATGCCCCCGGCGTCATCCCCTACGTCATCAACCACGTCAACGGCGTGAGCGCGCGGGTGCAGGGCTTCACCTCCCATCCGATGATGTTCCTCGACCTGCGCAACGTTTCGGTCGGCCAGTAGAGCCGTCGACGGCGTCGGGAGCGCCCGCCGCGCTCCCGGCGGCCCCAGGCCAAGGGAAGCTCTCTCCATGCTCCTCTACACACTCACCCGGCTGGCCTATCTGGCGATGGTGCTGGTCGTCATGTCGATCCTCGTCTTCCTCGTGACACAGGCGATGCCGGGCGACGTCGCGTCGATGATCGCCGGGCAGTTCGCCTCCAAGGAGGTGATCGACGCCATCACGGTCAAGCTCGGGCTCGACCAGCCCCTGATCGTGCAGTACGGCCGCTGGGCCGCCGGCATCCTGCAGGGCGATCTCGGCCGCTCGCTGGTGCTGGAGCAGCCGGTCGCGCCGATCCTGATGGAGGCGCTGAGCCGGTCCCTGGTCCTGGCGGTGGTCGCCCTGGCGGTGGTGACGGTGATCGGCATCGGCGCCGGCGTCCTGGCCGCGGTGCGCCGCGGGCGCATGGCCGACCAGATGGTCTCGGGCGTGTCCTATCTCGGCATCGCCGTTCCCGACTTCTTCTGGGCCATCGTCCTGGTGCTGGTCTTCGGCAGCTACCTGAAATGGCTGCCGACCGGCGGCTACGCTCCGCTCGCCGACGGCTTCGTGCCCTGGGCCTCGCATCTGGTCCTGCCGGTCGTCACGCTGGTGCTGATGCTGATCGCCCGCATCGCGCGGCTGACCCGCTCCAGCATGATCGACGTCCTGCAGACCAACTACGTGAAATACGCCCGCGCCAAGGGCCTGCCGGAGAAGGTGGTGATCGTCCGCCACGCCCTGCGCAACGCGCTGCTGCCGACCATCACCGTGCTCGCCATCGACTTCGGTCTGATCCTCGGCGGCGTGGTGGTCATCGAGACGGTCTTCTCCTTCCCCGGCATGGGCCGGCTGCTGCTGTTCGCCATCCAGCGCCACGACCTGCCGCTGATCCAGGCGACCATCCTGATCATCTCGACGGCCTACTGCCTGGCGAACCTGGCGGCCGACCTCCTCTACGCGTTCGTCAACCCGAAGATCCGCCATGGCATGGGGAACGCCTGACATGACCGCCGCGAGCCCAACCCGCGCCGCCCAGCCCCGCTCCGCGTCGAAGCGCTGGCCCACCTCGCTCGTCCTCGGGATCGCGCTGCTGGCGCCGCTGCTGGTGGTCGCCGTGGCCGGCCCCTGGCTGGCCCCCTACCCCTACGACGAGATGAACATCATGAGCCGGCTCCAGCCGCCGGGGCCGGACTTCTGGTTCGGCACCGACGAGTACGGCCGCGACGTGTTCAGCCGCACCCTCGTCGGCACGACCAACTCGCTGGTCATGGGCGTCGCCGCCACCGCCATCAGCCTGCTCGTCGGCGTGCCGCTGGGGCTGGTCGCCGGCTACGGCCGGGGCCGGACCGACGAGATCATCATGCGCTGCATGGACGTGCTGATGTCCTTCCCGCCCATCCTGCTGGGGATTCTCGTCCTGGCCGTCACGCCGCCGGCCCTGTGGAAGGCGATCGTCGCCATCGGCATCGTCTACGTGCCGCAGGTGGTCCGCCTGACCCGCGCCATCACCCTGGAGCTGATGCAGGAGGAGTTCATCACCGCCGCCCGGCTGCGCGGCGAGAGCACCCCCTACATCCTGTTCCACGAGATTCTGCCGAACATCTGGCCGCCGCTGGCGGTCGAGTCCAGCCTGCGCGTCGTCTTCGCCATCCTGCTGGGCGCCGCCCTCAGCTTCATCGGCATGGGCGCCCAGCCGCCCTCCTCCGACTGGGGCCTGATGATCAGCGAGGCCCGGCCCTTCGTCGAGCAGGCGCCGTGGATCGCGCTGTGCCCCGGCATCGCCATGGGCATCACCGTGATCGGCATCAACCTGCTGGGCGACGGACTGCGCGCCGTGCTGGACCCCCGCAACACGGGAGGACACTGACCCCATGACCGCTCTCGTGCCCCTTTCCGCCGCGTCCCCCGACCCGACCCCGGCCTCCGCGACCGCCGTGTCCGCCCTGCTGGAGGTGCGCAACCTCACCATCAACTACGCCAGCCCGCGCGGCACGCTGCGCGCCGCCAGCGACGTCAGCTTCGCGATCCGGCCGGGCGAGGTCATGGGGCTGGTGGGCGAGTCCGGCTCGGGCAAGAGCACCGTCGCCATGGCCATCCTCGATCTGCTGGGCGAGGCCGGCCGCATCGACGGCGGCGAGATCCTGTTCGAGGGCACCGACCTGCGCCGCCTGTCCGCCGGGCAGCGCCGGAGCTTGCGCGGCGACCGCATCGCCGCCGTCTTCCAGGACCCCTTCACCTCGCTGAACCCGGCGCTGACCGTCGGGCGGCAGATCGCCGAGCCGCTGGTCCAGCACAAGGGCTTCACCCCCCGGCAGGCAGCACCACGGGTGGAGGAGCTGCTGGCCGAGGTCGGCATCCGCGAACCGCGGCGCATCGCGCAGTCCTACCCGCACCAGCTGTCGGGCGGCATGCAGCAGCGCGTGCTGATCGCCACCGCGCTCGGCTGCGACCCCAAGCTGCTGATCCTCGACGAGCCGACGACGGCGCTCGACGTCACGGTGGAGGCGCGGATCATCGAGCTGCTCGCCGGCCTGTGCGAGAGCCACCATCTGAGCGCCCTGTTCGTCTCCCACAACCTCGGCATCGTCAACCGCATCTGCAACTCGGTCTGCGTCCTCTACGGCAGCGAGGTCGTGGAGACCGGGCGCACCCGCGACGTGCTGGCCCGGCCGGTCCATCCCTACACCAAGGGGCTGGTGGCGGCGCTGCCCCGCATCACCACCGACCGCCGGCACCGCCTGTCCTCGATCCCGGGCACGGTCAGCAAGCTGTCGGGTCCTCCCGACTCCTGCGTCTTCGCGCCGCGCTGTCCGTTCGCCGAGGAGACCTGCCGCCGCCTGCCCCAGGCGCTGCGCGGGGACGCCGCCGGCAACAGCGTGCGCTGCTGGAAGGCCGAGGCCCTGGCCGGCACCCCGTGGCCGGAGGAGGCGACCACGGCGTCCCGGCCACACAAGGAGATGCCGGCCCGCTCCGCCCCGCTGGTGCAGGTCGAGGCGCTGCGCAAGGTCTTCGGCGAGCGCCGGTCGATCCTGCCGTGGCTCCGCCGCGACGGCACGGTGGCGGTCGACGACGTCTCCTTCACCATCCGGCGCGGCGAGGTGCTGGGCGTCGTCGGCGAGAGCGGCAGCGGCAAGAGCACGATCGGCCGCTCCCTGCTGGCCCTGATCGAGCCGACCAGCGGCACGGTGCTGTTCGACGGCGCCGACTTCGTCAAGCAGGCCAAGGAGGGCGACCGCGACCTGCGCCGCCGCGCCCAGCTGGTCTTCCAGAATTCCGCCGCCTCGCTCAACCCGCGCAAGACGGTGGGGGCGGCCATGGAGCGCCCGCTCGTCCTCGCCGGCCGCCAGGGCGAGGCGGAGCGCCGGGAGATGATCGCGGCCCTGCTGACCCGCGTCGGCCTGCCCGCCGCCTACGCCGACCGCTACCCGCACGAGCTGAGCGGCGGCGAGCGCCAGCGCGTGAACATCGCCCGCGCCCTGGCCACCGATCCGGAATTCGTCGTCTGCGACGAGGCGGTGTCGGCGCTCGACGTCTCGGTGCAGGCCAACATCCTCAACCTGCTGGCCGACCTGCGGGACGAGCTGGGGCTGTCCTACCTGTTCATCACCCACGACATCGCCGTGGTGTCGCACATCGCCGACCGCGTGCTGGTCGTCTATGGCGGGACCATCTGCGAGGAGGGACCGATCGGCCGGGTCCTGCGCCCACCCTACCACCCCTACACCGAGGCGCTGCTGTCGGCCGTGCCGCGGCTGAGCGGGCCGGAGGACGGGCCGGAGCCCGAGCGCATCCTGCTGGAGGATTCCACGGCACCGCCCGGCGGCGGGGGATGCGCGTTCCGCGACCGCTGCCCGCGCAAGCTCGGCACCATCTGCGACGAGCGCGCTCCGCCGATGCAGACAGCGCCCGACGGCCACCGCATCGCCTGCCACATCCCCCTGGCCGAGCTGGCGGAACGGGCGTCGGTCTTCCCCGAGCTGGCGGCCCTGCACTGACCGTCTAATCCGCAACCCTTTCCGGGCGGCGTGACGGCCGGGGCGGCTTCGGCCTCCCGGACACGCCCTCTCCATGCCCGGCGCACCCGTTCACCCAAGAGAGAACCGACCCATGACCACCCACACCCGCATCCGCAAGTTCAACACCAAGAAGACCTATCCCGAGCAGGCGCTGGACAACGACCTCTGCCAGACGGTCGTGGCCCGCGGTGCGATGGTCTTCGTGCGCGGCCAGATCGGCCAGAACCTCGACACCAGCGAGAGCGTGGCCATCGGCGACGCCGCCGGCCAGACCGAGCAGGCCATGAGCAACATCAAGATGCTGCTCGACGAGGCCGGCGCGAAGATGGAGCACATCTGCAAGATCACCGTCTACATCACCGACCCGCGCTACCGCGAGCCGGTCTACCGCACCATCGGCAAGTGGCTGAAGGGCGTCCATCCCGTCTCCACCGGCATCGTCGTCAGCGCCCTGGCGCGGCCGGAGTGGGTGGTCGAGGTCGACGCCATCGCCGTGATCCCCGACGCCCCCTGATTTCCCGCATCCCACAGAAGAAACCTGGCCACAAAAGAGACCTGGAACGCCCGCCATGAGCAGCACCCTGACCAACCCGCCGCGCCGCGAACTGCAGAGCTTCCTCGACTTCCC
This genomic window from Azospirillum brasilense contains:
- a CDS encoding MmgE/PrpD family protein; this encodes MTASPSDPPSSPPAARFIGHWLAGLERSGIPEEVAAVGRGCIIDTLGVALAGADADAARMARQEALETHAAGPSTLLGGGRLCAEGAAFANTAAAHALDFDDNCYAGFVHGSAVVVPTALAAVEAAGGTGADLLTAVVAGSEAEYALAIALGNGVYEAGWWTTALFGAVGAAAAAAKAFRLDGDRAADAVAFALCGAGGLRACFGTGAKPLLAAQAAANGLHAARLAMRGGSVPHGVVEDPRGFARLVAQGRFDATALDELGRRWSLLDPGIDTKAYPVCLSSHAAADAVRDVMAEHRLDPSDITAVRCVVPPVVAANLTYDRPATPGEARFSLPFAVACVMLHGDLTLDHLSGPTLADPRLRAAMERVSLRPDPGWGADPDRARLAPEGADVTVETRTGQSVRRFCASARGTVARPLSMEAHTAKFLACAGRAIGPAAAQRLHRRLLAIDHLPGLDGLLDGGGD
- a CDS encoding ABC transporter substrate-binding protein — encoded protein: MVKRLVARAVLSAFLLSGTALSAQAAGTLKVAVDSNLNTLDPAKMKGGQEYVAAYLLFNGLTAIAADMTLKPDLAERWEHSADLKTWTFFLKKGVKFHSGREMDAEDVLATITRIQDKATGSTARVNFEIVESMKAVDSHTVEFTLKSPYSGFAELFGERQARIVPRDALDTLASNPVGTGPFQFVSFAPGDRMVVKRNPTYFEAGLPKLDEVVIRILPETASQVAALTTGELDLAWNLPPEAVDKVKATSNLKAEAVPTSTWDGVIMNGTTKPFDDVRVRRAVATALDKQAITQIALFGYGTPTHSPIPPSHPYFNKDLPIAKGDPAAAKKMLAEAGYPNGFEVTLYTPAGRATRERLGLAVRELLKPAGITVNVQRVPFDVFLKDIEGKAGFYIDGFFSRPTIDTSVYPWYHSRGSWNAALWNYANPAMDKLLDGARQASSEEEAKKLYGEVQALAVQDAPGVIPYVINHVNGVSARVQGFTSHPMMFLDLRNVSVGQ
- a CDS encoding ABC transporter permease, coding for MLLYTLTRLAYLAMVLVVMSILVFLVTQAMPGDVASMIAGQFASKEVIDAITVKLGLDQPLIVQYGRWAAGILQGDLGRSLVLEQPVAPILMEALSRSLVLAVVALAVVTVIGIGAGVLAAVRRGRMADQMVSGVSYLGIAVPDFFWAIVLVLVFGSYLKWLPTGGYAPLADGFVPWASHLVLPVVTLVLMLIARIARLTRSSMIDVLQTNYVKYARAKGLPEKVVIVRHALRNALLPTITVLAIDFGLILGGVVVIETVFSFPGMGRLLLFAIQRHDLPLIQATILIISTAYCLANLAADLLYAFVNPKIRHGMGNA
- a CDS encoding ABC transporter permease; translation: MTAASPTRAAQPRSASKRWPTSLVLGIALLAPLLVVAVAGPWLAPYPYDEMNIMSRLQPPGPDFWFGTDEYGRDVFSRTLVGTTNSLVMGVAATAISLLVGVPLGLVAGYGRGRTDEIIMRCMDVLMSFPPILLGILVLAVTPPALWKAIVAIGIVYVPQVVRLTRAITLELMQEEFITAARLRGESTPYILFHEILPNIWPPLAVESSLRVVFAILLGAALSFIGMGAQPPSSDWGLMISEARPFVEQAPWIALCPGIAMGITVIGINLLGDGLRAVLDPRNTGGH
- a CDS encoding dipeptide ABC transporter ATP-binding protein, with translation MTALVPLSAASPDPTPASATAVSALLEVRNLTINYASPRGTLRAASDVSFAIRPGEVMGLVGESGSGKSTVAMAILDLLGEAGRIDGGEILFEGTDLRRLSAGQRRSLRGDRIAAVFQDPFTSLNPALTVGRQIAEPLVQHKGFTPRQAAPRVEELLAEVGIREPRRIAQSYPHQLSGGMQQRVLIATALGCDPKLLILDEPTTALDVTVEARIIELLAGLCESHHLSALFVSHNLGIVNRICNSVCVLYGSEVVETGRTRDVLARPVHPYTKGLVAALPRITTDRRHRLSSIPGTVSKLSGPPDSCVFAPRCPFAEETCRRLPQALRGDAAGNSVRCWKAEALAGTPWPEEATTASRPHKEMPARSAPLVQVEALRKVFGERRSILPWLRRDGTVAVDDVSFTIRRGEVLGVVGESGSGKSTIGRSLLALIEPTSGTVLFDGADFVKQAKEGDRDLRRRAQLVFQNSAASLNPRKTVGAAMERPLVLAGRQGEAERREMIAALLTRVGLPAAYADRYPHELSGGERQRVNIARALATDPEFVVCDEAVSALDVSVQANILNLLADLRDELGLSYLFITHDIAVVSHIADRVLVVYGGTICEEGPIGRVLRPPYHPYTEALLSAVPRLSGPEDGPEPERILLEDSTAPPGGGGCAFRDRCPRKLGTICDERAPPMQTAPDGHRIACHIPLAELAERASVFPELAALH
- a CDS encoding RidA family protein, translating into MTTHTRIRKFNTKKTYPEQALDNDLCQTVVARGAMVFVRGQIGQNLDTSESVAIGDAAGQTEQAMSNIKMLLDEAGAKMEHICKITVYITDPRYREPVYRTIGKWLKGVHPVSTGIVVSALARPEWVVEVDAIAVIPDAP